A region from the Desulfitobacterium dehalogenans ATCC 51507 genome encodes:
- a CDS encoding DUF1294 domain-containing protein, which produces MVNLLNLWPMGIFYLIINGFCFFLMGRDKYLARKKRRRIPEKWLFTLAFLGGALGVFLGMQIFRHKTKHNTFVFGIPLLLVWNLFIMYELGQHL; this is translated from the coding sequence TTGGTTAATTTGCTTAATCTTTGGCCAATGGGGATTTTTTACTTAATAATAAATGGGTTCTGTTTTTTTCTCATGGGACGGGATAAATATCTTGCCCGTAAGAAGCGCCGGCGAATTCCCGAAAAATGGCTCTTTACCTTAGCCTTTTTAGGGGGCGCACTAGGGGTTTTCTTGGGAATGCAGATTTTTCGGCATAAAACCAAACACAATACCTTTGTGTTTGGAATCCCCTTACTTTTGGTATGGAACCTGTTTATTATGTATGAACTAGGACAGCACCTTTAG
- a CDS encoding enoyl-CoA hydratase-related protein: MTYSNILVEYHEQIATVTINRPKALNALNTVTLQELSQVVHDLANNSSIRVVILTGSGEKAFVAGADIAEMNTKTPMEARSFSQLGQRLMNLIESLPQPVIAAINGFALGGGLELAMACDIRLAGENARFGQPEVNLGIPAGFGGTQRLPRLVGSGRASEILLTADLFDAQEAFRMGLVNRVYPKEDLQEQAMAMAKRIASKAPIAVQLTKSAIYKGANMDLISGQDYEAEVFALTFHTEDRKNGFRAFLEKTQTEFLGK, from the coding sequence ATGACGTATTCGAATATCCTGGTTGAATATCATGAGCAGATTGCCACTGTAACGATTAACCGCCCCAAAGCCTTAAACGCTCTTAATACGGTTACCTTGCAGGAACTCAGTCAGGTCGTTCATGATTTGGCCAATAATTCCTCCATACGGGTCGTGATTCTTACGGGAAGCGGCGAAAAAGCCTTTGTAGCCGGTGCCGATATTGCCGAAATGAACACGAAAACCCCGATGGAAGCAAGGTCTTTCAGCCAATTAGGACAGAGGTTGATGAATCTGATCGAGAGTCTGCCCCAACCGGTCATTGCCGCCATTAATGGTTTTGCTTTGGGTGGAGGTTTGGAACTGGCGATGGCCTGTGATATTCGACTGGCCGGTGAGAATGCCCGATTCGGGCAGCCGGAAGTGAACCTGGGTATACCGGCGGGCTTTGGCGGCACACAACGGCTCCCGCGTTTAGTAGGGAGCGGACGAGCCAGTGAAATTCTCCTTACAGCCGATCTGTTTGATGCTCAGGAGGCTTTTCGCATGGGCCTGGTTAACCGGGTTTATCCCAAAGAAGACCTTCAGGAACAAGCTATGGCTATGGCCAAGAGGATTGCCTCCAAAGCGCCAATCGCCGTACAGTTAACCAAAAGCGCAATTTATAAAGGGGCAAATATGGATCTCATCAGTGGGCAGGATTATGAAGCAGAGGTATTTGCTCTGACCTTCCATACCGAAGACCGTAAAAATGGTTTTAGGGCTTTTCTCGAGAAAACGCAAACTGAATTTCTGGGGAAGTAG
- a CDS encoding ABC transporter ATP-binding protein, which translates to MSTLISEDLEHKAGLAGQGKTILRLLNYLKPHIKALVFAFILLVLGTAADVAGPVLIKVFLDDYLTPRLLDPIPLILLGGGYLLLVILASFLQYHQLIRFNKIALLIIQQIRVDIFSKVQYLAMSVFDRTPAGALVSRVTNDTEAIKDLYIGVLSTYVQNIVFLLGIFIAMFSLDVRLAAFCLLLLPIIIGLMQIYRKISSKIYRISRAELSRLNAMLNESIQGMNIIQMMRQEKIFQKKFAGINEKYYGAAIANIKLESTLMRPAVDLLYTFALILVLGFFGLESIIGPVEVGVLYAFINYLDRFIDPVNMILMRLSQLQQAIIAAERVFEVLDDERTTTAFGLNSFQEADDSPTHTIEKGEIEFRDVSFSYDGVTEVLKNISFTVRPGETVALVGHTGSGKSTISNLLMKFYPVDEGKILIDGIPLKDFSQEELRTRIGLVAQDPFLFVGDIADNIHLNRPQLKEREVKAAAEFVEADKFINRLEKGYQEPVNERGSTLSSGQRQLICFARTIAGEPKILILDEATASVDTETEDAIQIALNKMRQGRSTIAIAHRLSTIQDADLILVLHQGQIVERGNHNGLLAQKGLYYKMFLLQQGPIRGH; encoded by the coding sequence GTGAGTACACTTATTTCCGAAGATTTGGAGCACAAAGCCGGTCTCGCCGGGCAGGGGAAGACTATCCTCAGGCTCCTTAACTATTTGAAACCTCATATTAAAGCCCTGGTTTTTGCCTTTATATTGCTCGTTTTGGGCACCGCGGCCGATGTAGCCGGGCCCGTATTGATTAAAGTCTTTTTAGATGATTACCTAACCCCTCGCCTTCTTGATCCAATACCTTTAATTCTCCTTGGGGGAGGATATCTTCTGTTGGTTATCTTAGCTTCCTTCCTTCAATATCATCAATTGATCCGTTTTAATAAAATCGCCTTACTCATTATTCAACAAATCAGGGTGGATATTTTCAGTAAGGTTCAATATTTGGCCATGAGTGTCTTTGATCGGACTCCGGCAGGAGCCTTAGTCTCAAGGGTCACCAATGACACTGAGGCAATTAAAGATCTTTATATCGGTGTACTATCAACCTATGTACAGAATATAGTCTTTCTTTTGGGTATATTTATCGCTATGTTTAGCTTGGATGTTCGATTAGCTGCTTTCTGCTTGCTTCTTCTCCCTATAATCATTGGTTTAATGCAAATCTACCGCAAGATTAGCTCTAAGATATACAGGATTTCACGGGCAGAACTTAGCCGGCTTAATGCTATGCTCAATGAGTCCATCCAAGGTATGAATATTATTCAAATGATGAGGCAGGAAAAAATCTTTCAAAAGAAATTTGCTGGGATCAACGAGAAATATTATGGTGCGGCCATTGCCAATATTAAATTGGAAAGCACCCTTATGCGTCCGGCAGTGGATCTACTGTATACCTTTGCCTTGATTTTGGTCTTAGGTTTCTTTGGTCTGGAATCCATAATTGGTCCGGTGGAAGTGGGAGTGCTCTATGCTTTTATCAATTATCTGGATCGTTTCATTGACCCGGTGAATATGATCTTAATGCGACTTTCTCAGCTTCAGCAAGCTATTATCGCCGCGGAAAGGGTCTTTGAAGTGCTGGATGATGAACGAACCACTACCGCCTTTGGATTGAATTCTTTTCAGGAAGCAGATGACAGTCCTACTCATACTATAGAAAAAGGTGAGATTGAGTTTCGAGATGTCAGTTTTTCCTATGACGGTGTCACCGAAGTATTAAAAAATATCTCCTTCACTGTTCGCCCTGGGGAGACTGTAGCTCTAGTGGGTCATACTGGGAGCGGAAAAAGCACGATTTCCAATCTCTTAATGAAATTTTACCCTGTTGATGAAGGAAAAATCCTGATTGATGGTATACCCTTAAAAGACTTTTCACAAGAGGAATTGCGCACCCGGATTGGCCTTGTCGCCCAGGACCCTTTTCTATTTGTTGGAGATATTGCCGATAATATTCATCTCAATCGACCCCAACTCAAGGAACGGGAGGTCAAGGCTGCGGCAGAATTTGTGGAGGCTGATAAATTCATCAACAGGCTGGAAAAGGGGTATCAGGAACCTGTCAATGAAAGGGGATCGACACTCTCCAGTGGTCAACGGCAACTCATATGTTTTGCCCGGACCATTGCCGGAGAACCTAAAATACTTATCCTCGATGAAGCTACGGCTAGTGTCGATACAGAGACGGAGGATGCTATTCAAATAGCCTTAAACAAAATGCGCCAAGGGCGCAGTACGATCGCTATTGCTCATCGCCTTTCTACCATACAGGATGCCGACCTTATTCTTGTCTTACATCAGGGACAAATTGTAGAGCGAGGCAATCATAACGGACTCCTCGCTCAAAAAGGCTTGTATTACAAAATGTTTCTGCTCCAACAAGGGCCAATTAGAGGTCATTAG
- a CDS encoding carboxymuconolactone decarboxylase family protein: MALPPFLTALEGYDSTFAQEIEKIASLSFQENSLDERTRTLIALALDTVLGASEGVASLASQARQLGISDQEIADTLRLAYFTSGCSVLKTSFAAFDKKE, from the coding sequence ATGGCTTTACCCCCTTTCTTAACAGCTCTGGAAGGATATGACTCTACCTTTGCCCAAGAAATTGAGAAAATAGCTTCCCTTTCCTTTCAAGAGAACAGCCTTGATGAGAGAACAAGGACATTAATAGCTCTTGCTCTTGATACTGTCCTAGGAGCTTCAGAAGGAGTTGCCAGCCTAGCGAGCCAAGCCCGCCAGTTAGGAATCTCTGATCAGGAAATCGCTGACACATTACGCCTTGCCTACTTTACATCCGGTTGTTCCGTCCTAAAAACATCTTTCGCAGCCTTCGACAAAAAGGAGTAG
- a CDS encoding M24 family metallopeptidase, with protein sequence MFPKSECERRVKGFQDILVQQGVDGALLVQRADTLYFTGTAQNVHLYIPQKGNPLVLVYRNIERARAESSWEVFPLTGISKLPESISEHGHPLPKVMGLEYDVLPVANYLRYKKVFDKTDLVDISYPLRLLRAAKSEWEIAQIEKNGRIYTQLLEYASTVLRPGMSEIEFEGLLEAKARTLGHETMLRTRAFGFEFHFGGVVAGPQGAIPGYFDGPVVGLGASFAHPLGPSHTPIQAGDMIMMDLVIAQKGYQMDATRMLVMGEPSKEMEEAYRISCEIQERTRLALIPGRKAGDVYAEILNWVEKETPYADHFMGFQNNRVRFIGHGVGLELDELPTISKGAQEILAPGMTIAVEPKFIFPGEGAIGVEDTLVIEGEKGARLLTNAPKTIIKI encoded by the coding sequence ATGTTTCCAAAATCAGAATGTGAGCGTCGAGTTAAAGGGTTTCAAGATATTCTTGTACAACAAGGAGTAGATGGGGCACTCTTGGTTCAACGGGCAGACACCCTGTATTTTACAGGGACAGCCCAAAACGTTCATCTGTATATACCCCAAAAAGGGAACCCCCTGGTGTTGGTCTATCGAAATATAGAAAGAGCTCGGGCTGAGTCTTCTTGGGAAGTCTTCCCACTGACGGGTATTTCCAAGTTGCCTGAATCGATCTCTGAGCATGGCCATCCCCTCCCCAAGGTCATGGGGCTGGAATATGATGTTTTGCCTGTTGCGAATTATCTTAGATATAAAAAGGTGTTTGACAAGACGGATCTGGTAGACATTTCCTACCCATTGCGGCTTTTACGCGCTGCAAAATCTGAATGGGAGATTGCACAGATTGAAAAAAATGGGCGAATCTATACACAATTATTGGAATATGCTTCAACAGTGCTTCGTCCCGGCATGAGTGAAATTGAGTTTGAAGGTCTTCTGGAGGCAAAAGCGAGAACGCTGGGACATGAAACCATGCTTCGTACCCGAGCTTTTGGCTTTGAATTTCATTTTGGCGGGGTGGTAGCTGGACCACAAGGGGCAATTCCCGGCTATTTTGATGGGCCGGTTGTCGGCTTAGGAGCATCCTTTGCTCATCCTCTAGGTCCCTCTCATACTCCAATTCAGGCAGGGGATATGATCATGATGGATTTAGTCATTGCCCAAAAAGGGTATCAGATGGATGCCACGAGAATGCTGGTGATGGGGGAGCCTTCGAAAGAAATGGAGGAAGCCTATAGGATCAGCTGTGAAATCCAGGAGAGAACTCGCCTGGCCCTTATCCCAGGACGAAAGGCCGGGGATGTCTATGCAGAAATATTGAACTGGGTTGAAAAGGAGACTCCTTATGCAGATCATTTTATGGGGTTTCAGAATAATCGAGTGCGTTTCATAGGTCATGGGGTAGGACTGGAGCTGGACGAACTTCCGACCATCAGTAAAGGAGCTCAGGAGATATTAGCTCCGGGAATGACTATAGCCGTCGAGCCTAAATTCATCTTTCCTGGGGAAGGAGCCATTGGTGTGGAGGATACTCTTGTTATTGAGGGAGAAAAAGGTGCTCGTCTTCTTACCAATGCTCCAAAAACAATCATTAAAATTTAG
- a CDS encoding FUSC family protein has protein sequence MFSKFRNWFGPRILKTGLGVAVALLICQIFSVEPASFAAITVAINMQPSVSKALSNAWEQITINILAVALAIVVGLTVGTNPYIIGLVVILMIAISNRMGWRSVNLGIVSIIFILDAPPDQFLEHAISRALCIFIGLAVALTINRVLAPPRYKKHFKEKLYTLLYDSSEFFLNSLKHYVDSTSLNNYEKVKTTLLEKRLEEVTELYEHAREEFSSKDKMQLMERLLELCRGFIERGENIEEMTRQRVKRRQAPDSPPQMGQEISHEFQSLLDYILVGKGILGALRDSLYLSFTYVPATPLRTLDQDFWNEFDQRMDQWQKHFSGVYFLRATMEVAVVATEMRWASKRMRSSYELSTKKKNLQPLEQTTPELELTVTTKAK, from the coding sequence CTGTTTTCTAAGTTTAGGAATTGGTTTGGTCCGAGAATTCTCAAGACCGGACTGGGTGTAGCAGTTGCGTTATTAATCTGCCAGATATTTTCAGTGGAGCCGGCGAGCTTTGCAGCAATTACTGTGGCCATCAATATGCAGCCTTCAGTGAGCAAAGCCCTCTCTAACGCCTGGGAACAGATCACTATTAATATCTTGGCTGTGGCATTAGCTATTGTTGTTGGACTGACAGTGGGAACCAACCCCTATATAATTGGCTTGGTTGTTATTTTAATGATCGCAATTTCCAATCGTATGGGGTGGCGAAGTGTGAATTTGGGGATTGTTTCCATAATCTTCATCCTTGATGCTCCTCCCGACCAATTTTTAGAACATGCTATTTCACGAGCTTTGTGTATTTTTATTGGTTTGGCGGTAGCTCTTACCATTAATCGGGTTCTTGCTCCCCCGCGATACAAAAAGCATTTTAAAGAAAAATTATATACTCTTCTTTACGATTCGTCTGAGTTCTTTTTGAATAGCCTTAAACACTATGTGGATTCAACATCACTCAATAACTATGAAAAGGTTAAGACGACATTGCTGGAAAAGCGGCTGGAAGAAGTGACGGAGCTTTATGAGCATGCCCGGGAGGAATTTAGCTCTAAAGATAAGATGCAGCTTATGGAACGACTCCTGGAGCTTTGCCGGGGATTTATCGAACGTGGAGAAAATATAGAAGAAATGACCCGCCAAAGAGTTAAACGGCGCCAGGCGCCTGATTCACCTCCTCAAATGGGTCAAGAAATAAGTCATGAGTTTCAAAGCCTTTTGGACTATATCCTTGTTGGAAAAGGGATCTTAGGAGCACTTCGGGATAGTTTGTACCTCAGCTTTACCTATGTCCCCGCCACACCATTGAGAACTCTTGATCAAGATTTTTGGAATGAGTTTGACCAAAGGATGGATCAATGGCAAAAGCATTTCAGCGGTGTGTACTTCCTGCGGGCCACTATGGAGGTGGCTGTGGTGGCCACGGAAATGCGCTGGGCATCCAAGCGGATGAGAAGCAGTTACGAGCTAAGCACTAAGAAGAAGAATTTACAGCCTTTAGAACAAACCACACCCGAGTTGGAATTGACTGTGACTACAAAAGCAAAGTGA
- a CDS encoding PspC domain-containing protein — MNKRLYRSGREKMLAGVCGGLGEYFDVDPTLIRLAVVIAIFGAGMGFFAYLIAWIVIPKNPDHNYLHP, encoded by the coding sequence ATGAATAAACGTCTTTACCGTTCAGGGAGAGAAAAAATGTTGGCTGGAGTTTGTGGTGGCTTGGGCGAGTATTTTGATGTGGATCCAACTCTTATACGGCTGGCTGTTGTTATTGCAATTTTTGGTGCGGGCATGGGATTTTTCGCCTATCTTATCGCTTGGATTGTTATTCCCAAGAATCCCGATCACAACTACTTACACCCATGA
- a CDS encoding DUF4474 domain-containing protein: protein MSDLNLISQGTGDVELDKAIAIAGYAYDASQDIFISTMDPWQRSIGYCRLYDEAAAPMGMIIDSDPIYFVYKNKKWMVGIWKGQYDMVTGGEVGVYTNGVGVKFPKIFTGIYYQSAGNEDCLHMAFTLKKGNRVLFTREGRHWWLTGFVLGEFSEPSELTMDIKITLESAEMRDAFLEGMKKTGYSEKDVKVHGNTVSFTFGHPRSAQPFTRTPKTDRIIQRKNELLCQSYQEITKPYATFPEKLEAIKEDLPGMYRLIMNMGKSKQVFEIIVLLTLLGAVILTRHAQRQLED from the coding sequence ATGTCGGATTTAAACCTTATATCGCAAGGGACAGGGGACGTTGAATTAGATAAGGCTATTGCAATCGCCGGGTATGCATATGATGCAAGCCAAGATATCTTCATCTCCACCATGGACCCTTGGCAAAGAAGTATTGGCTATTGTCGGCTTTATGACGAAGCGGCTGCCCCCATGGGGATGATCATTGACAGTGACCCTATCTACTTTGTTTATAAGAATAAAAAGTGGATGGTAGGTATCTGGAAAGGTCAATACGATATGGTCACCGGGGGAGAAGTCGGGGTCTACACCAATGGAGTCGGTGTGAAGTTTCCTAAAATCTTTACAGGAATCTACTATCAGTCGGCAGGCAATGAGGATTGCCTTCATATGGCCTTCACCCTCAAAAAAGGGAATCGGGTTCTCTTTACTCGGGAAGGCCGGCATTGGTGGCTTACGGGCTTTGTTTTGGGTGAGTTTTCGGAGCCCTCTGAACTCACTATGGACATTAAAATTACCCTGGAATCTGCAGAGATGCGGGATGCCTTTTTGGAGGGTATGAAAAAAACGGGGTATTCTGAAAAGGATGTCAAGGTACACGGAAATACGGTATCCTTTACCTTTGGCCACCCCCGCTCTGCTCAGCCCTTTACCCGTACACCGAAAACTGATCGGATTATTCAAAGAAAGAACGAGCTGCTCTGCCAAAGTTATCAGGAAATAACGAAACCCTATGCAACCTTCCCTGAAAAACTAGAAGCAATCAAAGAAGACCTTCCGGGTATGTATCGACTGATCATGAATATGGGTAAGAGCAAACAAGTGTTTGAAATCATTGTACTGCTTACCCTATTGGGAGCAGTCATCCTAACGCGACATGCCCAACGGCAGCTTGAAGACTAA
- a CDS encoding DUF6765 family protein, with protein sequence MKKDAHFYAVLALSRACGFKKKSANRIAYASQFVDDAKINLIFLQNIAQNEVLDSVDNTPAFFNIATCHSYFRMDTFNYESMVNNTTAFHFVPGCSGKRFTKKLRCKEESPIILDILAEAFQEDNLIKFGMVLHSFADTFSHQGFSGMLSKVNAIDNCQVKTLISLQHREHFTDFLRDLGGEKIEKYFDRVMPAYGHAQAMDFPDLPYLVWSYEYDHSDDFRGSHKRVEVDNRERYQRAFHKIKQHLDHYLTLYPHHRDQSIKFDNFDLLWQALIFKGHDQARIKNWQKLMLKHGLFEKNDKALWTYEDDTWLRQAFVNYNPKKFNNRRVKGAVCVDNFENTHWYHFILAVKWYKKKFQHYCNEHQLFFPA encoded by the coding sequence TTGAAGAAAGATGCTCATTTTTATGCGGTTTTGGCTTTGAGTAGAGCCTGTGGATTTAAGAAGAAAAGCGCAAATCGTATTGCCTATGCTTCCCAATTTGTCGATGATGCTAAAATTAACTTGATTTTTCTCCAAAATATTGCCCAAAACGAAGTGCTGGATTCAGTGGACAATACACCGGCTTTCTTCAATATCGCGACCTGTCATTCGTATTTTCGTATGGACACCTTTAATTATGAGTCCATGGTGAATAATACGACCGCCTTTCACTTTGTACCGGGCTGCAGTGGGAAGCGATTTACCAAAAAACTTCGCTGCAAAGAAGAGTCACCTATTATCCTTGACATACTCGCTGAAGCATTCCAGGAAGATAATCTGATTAAATTTGGTATGGTTTTACACTCCTTTGCAGATACTTTTTCTCATCAAGGCTTTAGTGGAATGTTAAGTAAAGTCAATGCCATTGATAATTGTCAAGTTAAGACTTTGATTTCTTTACAGCATAGAGAACATTTTACAGATTTCCTCAGGGATTTGGGTGGGGAGAAAATCGAAAAATATTTTGATAGGGTAATGCCTGCCTATGGTCATGCTCAAGCTATGGATTTTCCTGATCTCCCCTATTTGGTCTGGTCCTATGAGTACGACCATAGCGATGATTTTCGAGGATCTCACAAACGAGTGGAAGTAGATAACCGGGAAAGATATCAGCGAGCATTTCACAAGATTAAACAGCATCTTGATCATTATTTAACTTTGTATCCACACCATCGGGATCAAAGTATAAAGTTCGATAATTTTGACCTTCTTTGGCAGGCCCTTATATTTAAAGGACATGATCAAGCCCGGATAAAGAATTGGCAGAAACTCATGCTTAAACATGGTTTATTTGAAAAAAATGATAAAGCTCTATGGACTTATGAGGATGACACATGGTTGCGGCAGGCTTTTGTTAATTATAATCCCAAAAAATTTAATAACAGACGAGTAAAGGGTGCTGTATGTGTCGATAATTTTGAAAACACCCATTGGTATCATTTTATACTCGCTGTTAAATGGTATAAGAAAAAATTCCAACATTATTGCAATGAACACCAGTTGTTTTTTCCAGCATAA
- a CDS encoding ABC transporter transmembrane domain-containing protein, translating into MRLFIDLMWFFKKEKLSYITGIILLIVLALINLCPPYIVGKVVDGVTNQTLTMETLWPWLLILLCLGILSYILRYSWRILIFGAAARLSRLLRQQLFKHFTRMSPSFYQKYRTGDLMAHATNDIQAIEVTAGMGVLTLVDSLVTGGFVVFSMAVFLSWKLTLITLLPMPIMAWVSSYYGTLLHDRFFKAQEAFGDLNDKVQENISGVRVVKAFGQEEAEIESFRKLSDDVVKKNQAVAMVDSLYDPSIMLIVGISFFLAISFGAYEVVNLRLTLGQLTQFTLYLGQFIWPMLAFGWLFNIMERGRASYDRVKALLDVESEVQDQVPLHGVTGGSMAEPKKMTKGDIFYALDQFTYPNQKKPVLKNIHFTLKEGQTLGVVGKTGSGKTTLFRALLREFAGMEGQIRIGGISIQEMPLDSLRGIFGYVPQEHFLFSTTLAENIALGKPNAHPSEIEKAAKMACIHEDIQRFEEHYATLVGDRGVTLSGGQKQRISIARALLLNPEVLILDDSLSAVDAKTEKQILLELKSNRSQKTTLISAHRLSAIEHADLILVLQNGEVLERGTHTELMENKGWYAETYQAQQLESLIQEGGGLS; encoded by the coding sequence ATGCGCTTATTTATCGATTTGATGTGGTTTTTTAAGAAGGAAAAATTGAGCTATATTACCGGAATTATTCTCCTTATCGTACTTGCGCTGATCAATCTATGTCCTCCTTATATTGTCGGCAAGGTTGTTGATGGGGTAACCAACCAGACCTTAACTATGGAAACCCTTTGGCCATGGCTCTTGATACTCCTGTGCTTAGGTATTTTGTCCTACATTCTTCGCTACAGCTGGCGTATCCTGATTTTTGGAGCGGCGGCTCGTCTAAGCCGATTGTTGCGCCAGCAGCTATTTAAGCATTTTACCCGTATGTCACCCAGCTTTTATCAAAAGTATCGGACCGGGGATTTAATGGCTCATGCCACCAACGATATACAAGCGATTGAAGTGACCGCGGGGATGGGAGTATTGACCTTGGTGGATTCTTTAGTTACTGGCGGGTTTGTTGTCTTTTCCATGGCCGTTTTCCTGAGTTGGAAATTGACACTCATTACCTTGTTGCCTATGCCAATTATGGCCTGGGTCTCCAGTTATTACGGAACATTGCTTCATGACCGTTTCTTCAAAGCTCAAGAGGCTTTCGGCGATCTTAACGATAAGGTTCAGGAAAATATTTCTGGAGTACGCGTCGTGAAGGCCTTTGGTCAAGAAGAGGCGGAAATTGAGTCCTTCCGTAAGCTGTCCGATGATGTAGTCAAGAAGAATCAGGCGGTAGCTATGGTTGATTCCCTCTATGATCCCTCGATTATGTTGATTGTAGGAATATCCTTTTTCCTGGCAATTTCCTTTGGAGCCTATGAAGTGGTAAATTTGCGGCTTACTCTCGGCCAACTTACTCAATTCACCCTCTACCTGGGACAGTTTATCTGGCCAATGCTTGCCTTTGGCTGGTTGTTCAATATTATGGAACGAGGAAGAGCCTCCTATGATCGTGTTAAGGCATTGCTTGATGTCGAGTCCGAAGTTCAGGATCAGGTTCCCCTACATGGAGTCACTGGAGGAAGCATGGCTGAGCCCAAAAAAATGACTAAGGGAGATATTTTCTATGCTCTCGATCAATTTACATATCCAAATCAGAAAAAACCTGTGTTAAAAAACATCCATTTCACTCTTAAGGAAGGACAGACACTTGGTGTAGTTGGCAAAACTGGAAGCGGCAAAACCACCCTTTTTCGCGCCCTCCTACGTGAATTCGCGGGAATGGAAGGACAGATTCGTATTGGCGGTATCTCTATTCAGGAGATGCCTCTAGATAGCTTACGAGGAATTTTTGGCTATGTCCCCCAGGAGCACTTTCTTTTCTCCACAACTCTTGCTGAAAATATTGCTTTGGGCAAACCCAATGCCCACCCTTCAGAAATTGAAAAAGCGGCTAAAATGGCCTGTATCCATGAAGATATCCAACGATTTGAAGAGCACTATGCGACCCTTGTGGGGGATCGGGGAGTCACTTTATCAGGAGGACAAAAACAGCGGATTTCTATTGCCCGGGCCCTGCTTCTTAATCCAGAGGTATTGATTCTCGATGACTCTTTATCGGCTGTGGATGCTAAGACAGAAAAGCAAATCCTTCTGGAGCTGAAGAGCAATCGCAGTCAAAAAACCACATTGATCTCTGCCCATCGCCTTAGTGCTATTGAGCATGCCGATTTGATTTTAGTACTTCAGAATGGGGAAGTATTAGAGAGAGGTACCCATACAGAATTAATGGAGAATAAAGGCTGGTATGCTGAAACCTATCAGGCTCAACAATTGGAAAGTCTGATACAAGAGGGAGGTGGGCTTTCGTGA